A single genomic interval of Oceanithermus profundus DSM 14977 harbors:
- the nusG gene encoding transcription termination/antitermination protein NusG codes for MSIEWYAVHTYVGYEDKVKENLEKRARALGMQDKIFQVLIPTEEIVEHREGGKKETVYRKLFPGYVFVQMDLGDNPEDPNEAWEVVRNTPGVTGVVGTSEGGKYRPVPLTPDEVQRILEVSGLAGRKESPKPQVTFKEGDVVRVVSGPFADFTGVVSEINPERNKVKVLVSIFGRETPVELDFSQVVRA; via the coding sequence ATGAGCATCGAATGGTACGCGGTCCACACCTACGTCGGTTACGAGGACAAGGTCAAGGAAAACCTTGAAAAGCGTGCCCGCGCCTTGGGCATGCAGGACAAGATCTTCCAGGTCCTGATCCCGACCGAAGAGATCGTCGAGCACCGCGAAGGCGGCAAGAAGGAGACGGTCTACCGCAAGCTCTTCCCGGGCTACGTCTTCGTGCAGATGGACCTGGGCGACAACCCCGAGGACCCCAACGAAGCCTGGGAGGTGGTGCGCAACACCCCGGGCGTGACCGGCGTGGTGGGCACCAGCGAGGGCGGCAAGTACCGCCCGGTCCCGCTCACCCCCGACGAGGTGCAGCGCATCCTTGAGGTGAGCGGGCTGGCGGGCCGCAAGGAAAGCCCCAAGCCCCAGGTCACCTTCAAGGAAGGCGACGTGGTGCGGGTGGTCAGCGGACCCTTCGCCGACTTCACCGGCGTGGTCAGCGAGATCAACCCCGAGCGCAACAAGGTCAAGGTCCTGGTTTCGATCTTCGGTCGCGAAACGCCTGTGGAGCTGGACTTCTCCCAGGTGGTGCGCGCCTGA
- the rplK gene encoding 50S ribosomal protein L11 — protein MKKVIGLVKLQLPAGKATPAPPVGPALGQHGANIMEFCKAFNAATANMGDAIVPVEITIYADRSFTFITKTPPASYLIRKAAGITKGASNPSREVVGKITWDDCLKIAEQKMKDLNAGSLEAAARQIAGSARSMGVEVEGMPDA, from the coding sequence ATGAAAAAGGTCATCGGTTTGGTGAAGTTGCAGCTGCCTGCGGGCAAGGCCACCCCGGCCCCGCCCGTCGGCCCGGCGTTGGGCCAGCACGGCGCCAACATCATGGAGTTTTGCAAGGCCTTCAACGCGGCCACGGCGAACATGGGCGACGCCATCGTCCCGGTGGAGATCACCATCTACGCCGACCGCTCGTTCACCTTCATCACCAAGACGCCCCCGGCCTCCTACCTGATCCGCAAGGCCGCGGGCATCACCAAGGGCGCGTCCAACCCCAGCCGCGAGGTGGTGGGCAAGATCACCTGGGACGACTGCCTGAAGATCGCCGAGCAGAAGATGAAGGACCTCAACGCCGGCTCGCTCGAGGCCGCCGCCCGCCAGATCGCCGGCTCCGCCCGCTCGATGGGCGTGGAAGTGGAGGGGATGCCCGATGCCTAA
- the rplA gene encoding 50S ribosomal protein L1, which translates to MPKHGKRYRALLEKIDPNKVYTIDEAAKAVKELASARFDESVEAHIKLGIDPRKSDQNVRSTVALPHGTGKQVRVLAIAKGEKIKEAEEAGADYVGGEEMVQKILDGWMDFDAVVATPDMMGAVGSKLGRILGPRGLLPNPKAGTVGFNIGEIVKQIKAGRIEFRNDKTGVVHAPVGKASFEPEKIADNVRAFIKAVEQAKPEGAKGTYLKSVYLTTTMGPSIKVDPHS; encoded by the coding sequence ATGCCTAAGCACGGCAAGCGTTACCGCGCGCTCCTCGAGAAGATCGACCCGAACAAGGTCTACACCATCGACGAGGCGGCCAAGGCCGTGAAGGAACTGGCCTCGGCCCGCTTCGACGAGTCGGTGGAGGCCCACATCAAGCTGGGCATCGACCCGCGCAAGTCGGACCAGAACGTCCGCTCCACCGTGGCGCTGCCCCACGGCACCGGAAAACAGGTGCGGGTGCTGGCCATCGCCAAGGGCGAGAAGATCAAGGAGGCCGAAGAGGCCGGGGCCGACTACGTGGGCGGCGAGGAGATGGTGCAGAAGATCCTGGACGGCTGGATGGACTTCGACGCCGTCGTGGCCACGCCCGACATGATGGGTGCGGTGGGCTCCAAGCTGGGCCGCATCCTGGGTCCCCGCGGCCTGCTGCCCAACCCCAAGGCGGGGACCGTGGGCTTCAACATCGGCGAGATCGTGAAGCAGATCAAGGCCGGCCGCATCGAGTTCCGCAACGACAAGACCGGCGTGGTGCACGCCCCCGTGGGCAAGGCCAGCTTCGAGCCCGAGAAGATCGCCGACAACGTGCGCGCCTTCATCAAGGCCGTCGAGCAGGCCAAGCCCGAAGGGGCCAAGGGCACCTACCTGAAGAGCGTCTACCTCACCACCACCATGGGTCCCTCGATCAAGGTGGATCCGCACAGCTGA
- the rplJ gene encoding 50S ribosomal protein L10, whose protein sequence is MPSERNVQLLGRLKEMLQQTNGSFFLVNYQGLDANEEFQLRRQVTQAGGRIFVAKNTLIRIAVRDLELPEVDEVLKGPSAVVIYDEPVAVAKALVQFAKENSKEIPQIKAGFLQGQKLAPEEVKAIAELPTLDELRAELVGVLQAPMSELVGVLEGAQREFVGLLDAYVSKQEAA, encoded by the coding sequence GTGCCGAGTGAACGCAACGTGCAACTGCTGGGACGCCTCAAGGAGATGCTCCAGCAGACGAACGGCTCGTTCTTCCTGGTGAACTACCAGGGTCTCGACGCCAACGAAGAGTTCCAGCTGCGGCGCCAGGTCACCCAGGCCGGCGGCCGCATCTTCGTGGCCAAGAACACCCTGATCCGGATCGCCGTCCGCGACCTAGAGCTGCCCGAGGTGGACGAGGTGCTCAAGGGACCCAGCGCGGTGGTGATCTACGACGAGCCGGTGGCCGTGGCCAAGGCCCTGGTGCAGTTCGCCAAGGAGAACTCCAAGGAGATCCCGCAGATCAAGGCGGGCTTCCTGCAGGGCCAGAAGCTGGCGCCCGAGGAAGTCAAGGCCATCGCCGAGCTGCCGACGCTCGACGAGCTGCGGGCGGAACTGGTGGGCGTGCTGCAGGCGCCGATGTCGGAACTCGTGGGCGTGCTCGAGGGCGCGCAGCGCGAGTTCGTGGGCCTGCTGGACGCGTACGTAAGCAAACAAGAAGCGGCGTAG
- the rplL gene encoding 50S ribosomal protein L7/L12, which produces MALDVDAIMEQLNGATVLELKQLIDRIKDEWGVEAAAPVAVAAVAAAGGAEGGAAEEKTEFDVVLKEAGGQKLKVIKEVRAITGLGLKEAKELVEKGGAIKEGVSKEEAEELKKKLEEVGAVVELK; this is translated from the coding sequence ATGGCTTTGGACGTAGACGCGATCATGGAGCAGTTGAACGGCGCGACGGTGCTCGAACTCAAGCAGCTGATCGACCGCATCAAGGACGAGTGGGGCGTGGAAGCGGCCGCTCCCGTGGCCGTGGCCGCGGTGGCCGCCGCCGGCGGTGCCGAAGGCGGCGCGGCCGAGGAGAAGACCGAGTTCGACGTGGTCCTCAAGGAGGCCGGCGGCCAGAAGCTCAAGGTCATCAAGGAGGTCCGCGCGATCACCGGCCTGGGCCTCAAGGAGGCCAAGGAGCTCGTCGAGAAGGGCGGCGCCATCAAGGAAGGCGTCTCCAAGGAAGAGGCCGAGGAGCTCAAGAAGAAGCTCGAGGAAGTCGGCGCCGTCGTCGAACTGAAGTAG
- a CDS encoding DNA-directed RNA polymerase subunit beta has protein sequence MRKTKRFGSIKEVIPLPPLTQIQVDSFRKALQLEVAPSKRENFGLQAAFKEVFPVEESEKGRGGLVLDFLEYRLGEPKFGPDDCREKDLTYQAPLYARLQLIHRDSGLIKEDEVFLGDLPLMTDDGSFIINGADRVIVSQIHRSPGVYFTPDPNRADRFVAAVIPLPKRGPWIDLEFDSSGALLMRVNKRKFPVILLLRVLGHDAVSLKKELGAFPELLTGVLDESILEMSPSEALLRLFTILRPGDPPKKDKATSYLVSLLADPRRYDLGEPGRYKVEEKLGIKLPSRTILGFEDGEFKDYALLATIKYLLALSSGEEGYEADDIDHLGNRRIRTVGELLADQFRIGLGRMARGVRERMIMGNPEAATPAKLINNRPLAAAIREFFGRSQLSQFKGQTNPLDEMRHKRRISALGPGGLTRERAGFDVRDVHRTHYGRICPIETPEGANIGLINSLAAYGLINDLGFVMTPYRKVKKGVVSMNPKDVVYMTATEEDKYTIAQANTPVDENGRIATDRVVARRKGEPEIVDASEVEFMDVSPKQVFSVNTNLIPFLEHDDANRALMGSNMQAQAVPVIRAEAPAVGTGIEDRVIRDSLTSVYSDVDGVVKYVDGDTIVIEQKNKNLREYKLRRFVRSNQGTTIDQRPRVNVGDKIKKGDLLADGPAADHGRLALGQNVLVAIMPFDGYNFEDAIIISENLLRRDHYTSIHIERYEIEARDTKLGPEKITRDIPNLGEAALRDLDEDGIVRVGAEVKAGDILVGRTSFKGETEPSPEERLLRSIFGEKARDVKDTSLRVPPGEGGIVVRTLRLRRGDPGVELKPGVREVVRVYVAQKRKLQVGDKLANRHGNKGVVSKILPPEDMPHLPDGTPVDIVLNPLGVPSRMNLGQILEIHLGLAAYELGMEFITPVFDGASEEEIKELLDQAFEQRWAEREKHGVGLDRRELEVMARAAKMGVVPEDLEPREQLKALFKQGKAVLYDGRTGQPIEGPIVIGIQYIMKLYHMVEDKMHARSTGPYSLITQQPLGGKAQFGGQRFGEMEVWALEAYGAAFTLQEMLTLKSDDIEGRNAAYEAIVKGQDVPTPSVPESFRVLVKELQALGLDVETLDENERVIDIFEGLASRR, from the coding sequence ATGAGGAAAACAAAGCGGTTCGGCAGCATCAAAGAAGTCATCCCCCTCCCCCCGCTGACCCAGATCCAGGTGGACTCCTTCCGCAAGGCCCTGCAGCTGGAAGTGGCCCCGAGCAAGCGGGAAAACTTCGGCCTGCAGGCCGCCTTCAAGGAGGTCTTCCCGGTCGAGGAGAGCGAGAAGGGGCGCGGCGGTCTGGTGCTCGACTTCCTCGAGTACCGTCTGGGCGAGCCCAAGTTCGGGCCCGACGACTGCCGCGAAAAGGACCTCACGTACCAGGCGCCGCTCTACGCCCGCCTGCAGCTGATCCACCGCGACTCCGGCCTCATCAAGGAGGACGAGGTCTTCCTCGGCGACCTGCCGCTGATGACCGACGACGGCTCCTTCATCATCAACGGGGCCGACCGCGTCATCGTCAGCCAGATCCACCGCTCCCCGGGCGTCTACTTCACCCCGGATCCGAACCGCGCCGACCGTTTCGTCGCTGCCGTCATCCCGCTGCCCAAGCGCGGCCCCTGGATCGACCTCGAGTTCGACTCCTCGGGCGCGCTCTTGATGCGCGTCAACAAGAGAAAGTTCCCCGTCATCCTGCTGCTCCGGGTCCTGGGGCACGACGCCGTCAGCCTCAAGAAAGAGCTCGGCGCCTTCCCGGAGCTGCTGACGGGGGTTTTGGACGAGTCGATTTTGGAAATGAGCCCGTCCGAGGCGCTGCTCAGGCTCTTCACCATCCTGCGCCCGGGCGACCCGCCGAAGAAGGACAAGGCGACCTCCTACCTCGTCTCGCTGCTCGCCGACCCCCGCCGCTACGACCTGGGCGAGCCGGGCCGCTACAAGGTGGAGGAGAAGCTGGGCATCAAGCTGCCCAGCCGCACCATCCTGGGCTTCGAGGACGGGGAGTTCAAGGACTACGCCCTGCTGGCCACGATCAAGTACCTGCTCGCGCTCTCCAGCGGCGAAGAGGGTTACGAGGCCGACGACATCGACCACCTCGGCAACCGTCGCATCCGCACGGTAGGCGAGCTGCTCGCCGACCAGTTCCGCATCGGCCTGGGGCGCATGGCCCGCGGGGTGCGCGAGCGCATGATCATGGGCAACCCCGAAGCGGCGACGCCGGCCAAGCTGATCAACAACCGTCCGTTGGCCGCCGCCATCCGCGAGTTCTTCGGACGCAGCCAGCTTTCGCAGTTCAAGGGGCAGACCAACCCCCTCGACGAGATGCGCCACAAGCGCCGCATCTCGGCGCTCGGCCCCGGAGGCCTCACCCGCGAGCGCGCCGGCTTCGACGTGCGCGACGTGCACCGCACCCACTACGGCCGCATCTGCCCGATCGAGACGCCGGAAGGCGCGAACATCGGCCTCATCAACTCGCTGGCCGCCTACGGGCTGATCAACGACCTGGGCTTCGTGATGACCCCCTACCGCAAGGTCAAGAAGGGCGTGGTCAGCATGAACCCCAAGGACGTGGTCTACATGACCGCGACCGAGGAGGACAAGTACACCATCGCCCAGGCCAACACCCCGGTCGACGAGAACGGCCGCATCGCCACCGACCGGGTGGTCGCGCGCCGCAAGGGTGAGCCCGAGATCGTGGACGCGTCCGAGGTCGAGTTCATGGACGTGAGCCCCAAGCAGGTCTTCTCGGTCAACACCAACCTGATCCCCTTCCTCGAGCACGACGACGCCAACCGCGCGCTGATGGGTTCGAACATGCAGGCCCAGGCGGTTCCGGTGATCCGGGCCGAGGCGCCCGCGGTGGGCACCGGGATCGAGGACCGGGTCATCCGCGACTCGCTCACCAGCGTCTACTCCGACGTCGACGGCGTGGTCAAGTACGTGGACGGCGACACCATCGTCATCGAGCAGAAGAACAAGAACCTGCGCGAGTACAAGCTGCGCCGCTTCGTGCGCTCGAACCAGGGCACGACGATCGACCAGCGCCCGCGCGTGAACGTGGGCGACAAGATCAAGAAGGGCGACCTGCTGGCCGACGGGCCCGCGGCCGACCACGGCCGGCTGGCGCTGGGGCAGAACGTGCTCGTGGCCATCATGCCCTTCGACGGCTACAACTTCGAAGACGCCATCATCATCAGCGAGAACCTGCTGCGGCGCGACCACTACACCTCGATCCACATCGAACGCTACGAGATCGAGGCCCGCGACACCAAGCTGGGCCCCGAGAAGATCACCCGCGACATCCCCAACCTGGGCGAGGCGGCGCTGCGCGACCTCGACGAGGACGGCATCGTGCGCGTGGGCGCCGAGGTCAAGGCCGGCGACATCCTGGTGGGCCGCACCAGCTTCAAGGGCGAGACCGAGCCCAGCCCCGAAGAGCGGCTCTTGCGCTCGATCTTCGGGGAGAAGGCGCGCGACGTGAAGGACACCAGCCTGCGCGTGCCCCCGGGCGAGGGCGGCATCGTGGTGCGCACCCTGCGCCTGCGCCGCGGCGACCCGGGCGTCGAGCTCAAGCCGGGCGTGCGCGAGGTGGTGCGCGTCTACGTGGCCCAGAAGCGCAAGCTTCAGGTGGGCGACAAGCTGGCCAACCGCCACGGGAACAAGGGCGTGGTCTCCAAGATCCTGCCCCCCGAGGACATGCCCCACCTGCCCGACGGCACCCCGGTGGACATCGTCCTCAACCCCCTGGGCGTGCCCAGCCGCATGAACCTGGGCCAGATCCTGGAGATCCACCTGGGACTCGCGGCCTACGAGCTGGGCATGGAGTTCATCACCCCGGTCTTCGACGGCGCCAGCGAGGAGGAGATCAAGGAGCTCCTCGACCAAGCCTTCGAGCAGCGCTGGGCCGAGCGCGAGAAACACGGCGTGGGGCTGGACCGGCGCGAGCTGGAGGTGATGGCGCGCGCCGCCAAGATGGGCGTGGTGCCCGAGGATCTCGAGCCCCGCGAGCAGCTCAAGGCGCTGTTCAAACAGGGCAAGGCGGTCCTCTACGACGGCCGCACCGGACAGCCCATCGAGGGCCCGATCGTGATCGGCATCCAGTACATCATGAAGCTCTACCACATGGTCGAGGACAAGATGCACGCCCGCTCCACCGGCCCCTACTCGCTCATCACCCAGCAGCCGCTGGGCGGCAAGGCGCAGTTCGGCGGCCAGCGCTTCGGCGAGATGGAGGTCTGGGCGCTCGAGGCCTACGGCGCCGCCTTCACGCTGCAGGAGATGCTGACCTTGAAGTCCGACGACATCGAGGGCCGCAACGCCGCCTACGAGGCGATCGTCAAGGGGCAGGACGTGCCCACGCCGAGCGTGCCCGAATCGTTCCGGGTGCTCGTCAAGGAGTTGCAGGCCCTGGGCCTCGACGTGGAGACGCTCGACGAGAACGAGCGGGTCATCGACATCTTTGAAGGATTGGCCTCGCGCCGCTAG
- a CDS encoding DNA-directed RNA polymerase subunit beta' — MKRELKKVRIALASPEKIHAWSYGEVEKPETINYRTLKPERDGLFDERIFGPVKDYECACGKYKRQRFEGKVCERCGVEVTKSIVRRYRMGHIELATPAAHIWYVKDVPSKIGTLLDLTAGELEQVLYFAKYIVIDPGGAMLEGVPIKRGELLSDEQYRELKFGRQETYAIPLGTDALIKDGDYVTKGQELAPGVVSKMDGVALFRFPRRISVEYVERERAHLVLPREAWIEADRYEAGEPIAELADPFVFESEAAGVAEVLEWDEGALVRLRDPESDEVVAVYLVPVGFALKVGHGELVSAGDPIAAAEPGAVRLPRGVKVTELEAEEEGDLVYLSMTVEWARVQDYRLEPHMHVLVGEGAEVLKGDKLVGAIDPEEEVHAEADGIVHLHEPASIVVMKARLYPFEDDVEVTTGDRIAPGDVLADGGKVTSEIYGRVEVDLVRQVVRVIESYDIDARMGAEAVQVLLSELDLDQLEAELEEEMLGPSRHKRSRARKRLEIVRAFKASGNRPEWMVLEAVPVLPPDLRPMVQVDGGRFATSDLNDLYRRLINRNNRLKKLMSQGAPEMIIRNEKRMLQEAVDALIDNGRRGSPVTNPGSDRALRSLTDILSGKQGRFRQNLLGKRVDYSGRSVIVVGPQLKLHQTGLPKRMALELFKPFLLRRMEEKGIAANIKQARRMLERHRDIKDEVWDALEEVIHGKVVLLNRAPTLHRLGIQAFQPVLVEGQSIQLHPLVCEAFNADFDGDQMAVHVPLSSYAQAEARVQMLSAHNLLSPASGEPIAKPSRDIILGLYYITQLRREKKGAGREFATPVEAIEAYDKGEIALNAPIKIAGEETTVGRYKYVFASVDEAIVAVQHGLIDLQDVVSIRVGDEVRVTSPGRALFVRMVIEAIKDGDPEAEVPEELLNYDVAQEKNSLRDLVYRSFLLLGIEKTARLLDVLKAEGFHFSTSSGITIGIDDVIIPPEKEQYLREADEALDKIENAYKQGLLTDEERRRQIIKLWADVTEKVTEALFKNFEEKYPFNPLYVMAQSGARGNRTQIRQLGGMRGLMAKPSGEIMEVPVRANFREGLTVLEYFISTHGARKGGADTALRTADSGYLTRKLVDVAHEIVVREEDCGTTDFMEVPLFQTSATGERSLRREGEIEQTLYGRTVARDFEAGGRSFAEGQMLSREDVDALVAAARAGELEAVPVYSPLTCRTEYGVCRKCYGYDLSMAQPVSIGETVGVVAAESIGEPGTQLTMRTFHTGGVATGSDITLGLPRVIELFEARRPKVKAIIAEIDGEVEVEETDDKLLVRVVSGEFKKEYKIDKAARLTVRSGDHVTAGTPLTRGAVDPHQLLEAQGPEAVQRYLVSEIQRVYRAQGVKVHDKHIEVIVRQMLKYVEVTDPGESKLLEGQVLERWEVERVNEALMEEGKMPASWKPLLMGVTKSALNTRSWLSAASFQHTTHVLTEAAIWGKKDELIGLKENVILGKLIPAGTGTDFVRRTQVVDERTLERLKEARKAAEEVVATQVLPGAGAEAGAEG, encoded by the coding sequence ATGAAGAGAGAACTCAAGAAAGTACGGATCGCCCTGGCCAGCCCGGAGAAGATCCACGCCTGGTCGTACGGCGAGGTCGAGAAGCCGGAGACGATCAACTACCGCACGCTCAAGCCCGAGCGCGACGGCCTCTTCGACGAGCGCATCTTCGGTCCGGTCAAGGACTACGAGTGCGCCTGCGGCAAGTACAAGCGCCAGCGCTTCGAGGGCAAGGTCTGCGAACGCTGCGGCGTCGAGGTCACCAAGTCGATCGTGCGCCGCTACCGCATGGGCCACATCGAGCTGGCCACCCCGGCGGCCCACATCTGGTACGTCAAGGACGTGCCCAGCAAGATCGGCACCCTGCTCGACCTGACGGCGGGCGAGCTGGAGCAGGTGCTCTACTTCGCCAAGTACATCGTCATCGATCCCGGCGGGGCGATGCTCGAGGGCGTGCCCATCAAGCGCGGCGAGCTCCTCAGCGACGAGCAGTACCGCGAGCTCAAGTTCGGCCGTCAGGAGACCTACGCCATCCCCCTGGGTACCGACGCCCTGATCAAGGACGGCGACTACGTGACCAAGGGCCAGGAGCTGGCCCCGGGCGTGGTCAGCAAGATGGACGGGGTGGCGCTCTTCCGCTTCCCCCGCCGCATCTCGGTGGAGTACGTCGAGCGCGAGCGCGCCCACCTGGTGCTGCCGCGGGAGGCCTGGATCGAGGCCGACCGCTACGAGGCGGGCGAGCCCATCGCCGAACTGGCCGACCCCTTCGTCTTCGAGAGCGAGGCCGCGGGCGTGGCCGAGGTGCTCGAGTGGGACGAGGGGGCGTTGGTGCGCCTGCGCGACCCCGAGAGCGACGAAGTGGTGGCCGTCTACCTGGTGCCCGTGGGTTTCGCCCTCAAGGTGGGGCACGGTGAGCTGGTGAGCGCCGGCGACCCCATCGCCGCGGCCGAGCCGGGGGCGGTGCGCCTGCCCCGCGGGGTCAAGGTGACTGAGCTCGAGGCCGAGGAAGAAGGCGACCTCGTCTACCTCTCCATGACCGTGGAATGGGCCCGGGTGCAGGACTACCGGCTCGAGCCCCACATGCACGTCCTCGTGGGCGAGGGCGCCGAGGTGCTCAAGGGCGACAAGCTGGTGGGCGCCATCGACCCCGAGGAGGAGGTCCACGCCGAGGCCGACGGGATCGTGCACCTGCACGAGCCCGCCTCGATCGTGGTGATGAAGGCCCGCCTCTACCCCTTCGAGGACGACGTCGAGGTCACCACCGGCGACCGCATCGCCCCGGGCGACGTGCTCGCCGACGGCGGCAAGGTAACGAGCGAGATCTACGGCCGCGTCGAAGTGGACCTGGTGCGCCAGGTGGTGCGCGTCATCGAGAGCTACGACATCGACGCGCGCATGGGCGCCGAGGCCGTGCAGGTGCTGCTCAGCGAGCTCGACCTGGACCAGCTCGAGGCCGAGCTGGAAGAGGAGATGCTGGGCCCCAGCCGCCACAAGCGCAGCCGCGCCCGCAAGCGCCTGGAGATCGTCCGCGCCTTCAAGGCCTCGGGCAACCGCCCCGAGTGGATGGTGCTGGAGGCGGTGCCGGTGCTGCCGCCCGACCTGCGCCCGATGGTCCAGGTCGACGGCGGCCGCTTCGCCACCAGCGACCTCAACGACCTCTACCGCCGCCTCATCAACCGCAACAACCGCCTCAAGAAGCTGATGAGCCAGGGGGCGCCGGAGATGATCATCCGCAACGAGAAGCGGATGCTCCAGGAGGCGGTGGACGCCCTCATCGACAACGGCCGCCGCGGCAGCCCCGTCACCAACCCCGGTTCCGACCGGGCGCTGCGCTCGCTCACCGACATCCTCTCGGGCAAGCAGGGCCGCTTCCGCCAGAACCTGCTGGGCAAGCGCGTGGACTACTCGGGCCGCTCGGTGATCGTCGTGGGGCCGCAGCTCAAGCTGCACCAGACGGGCCTGCCCAAGCGGATGGCGCTCGAGCTCTTCAAGCCCTTCCTGCTGCGCCGCATGGAGGAGAAGGGCATCGCCGCCAACATCAAGCAGGCGCGGCGGATGCTGGAACGCCACCGCGACATCAAGGACGAGGTCTGGGACGCGCTGGAAGAGGTGATCCACGGCAAGGTGGTCCTCCTCAACCGCGCCCCCACGCTGCACCGTCTCGGCATCCAGGCCTTCCAGCCGGTGCTCGTCGAGGGCCAGTCGATCCAGCTGCACCCGCTCGTCTGCGAGGCCTTCAACGCCGACTTCGACGGCGACCAGATGGCCGTGCACGTGCCGCTTTCGAGCTACGCCCAGGCCGAGGCCCGGGTGCAGATGCTGAGCGCCCACAACCTCCTCAGCCCCGCCTCGGGCGAGCCGATCGCCAAGCCCAGCCGCGACATCATCCTGGGCCTCTACTACATCACCCAGCTGCGTCGGGAGAAGAAGGGCGCGGGCCGTGAGTTCGCCACCCCGGTCGAGGCCATCGAGGCCTACGACAAGGGCGAGATCGCCCTGAACGCCCCCATCAAGATCGCCGGCGAAGAGACCACCGTCGGCCGCTACAAGTACGTCTTCGCCAGCGTAGACGAGGCCATCGTCGCCGTGCAGCACGGCCTGATCGACCTGCAAGACGTGGTCAGCATCCGCGTGGGCGACGAGGTCCGGGTCACCAGCCCCGGCCGCGCCCTCTTCGTGCGCATGGTCATCGAGGCCATCAAGGACGGCGACCCCGAGGCCGAAGTGCCCGAGGAGCTGCTCAACTACGACGTGGCGCAGGAGAAGAACTCGCTGCGCGACCTCGTCTACCGCTCCTTCCTGCTGCTCGGCATCGAGAAGACCGCGCGCCTGCTCGACGTGCTCAAGGCCGAGGGCTTCCACTTCTCCACCTCCTCGGGGATCACGATCGGCATCGACGACGTGATCATCCCGCCCGAGAAGGAGCAGTACCTGCGCGAGGCCGACGAGGCCCTCGACAAGATCGAGAACGCCTACAAGCAGGGTCTGCTCACCGACGAGGAGCGCCGCCGCCAGATCATCAAGCTCTGGGCCGACGTGACCGAGAAGGTGACCGAGGCGCTCTTCAAGAACTTCGAGGAGAAGTACCCCTTCAACCCGCTCTACGTGATGGCCCAGTCGGGCGCCCGCGGTAACCGCACCCAGATCCGCCAGCTCGGCGGGATGCGCGGCCTCATGGCCAAGCCTTCGGGCGAGATCATGGAGGTCCCGGTGCGGGCCAACTTCCGCGAAGGGCTGACCGTGCTCGAGTACTTCATCTCCACGCACGGCGCCCGCAAGGGCGGGGCCGACACCGCGCTCCGCACCGCCGACTCGGGCTACCTGACCCGCAAGCTGGTCGACGTGGCCCACGAGATCGTAGTGCGCGAGGAGGACTGCGGCACCACCGACTTCATGGAGGTGCCCCTCTTCCAGACCTCGGCCACCGGCGAGCGCAGCCTGCGCCGCGAGGGCGAGATCGAGCAGACCCTCTACGGCCGCACCGTCGCCCGCGACTTCGAGGCCGGCGGCCGCAGCTTCGCCGAGGGCCAGATGCTCAGCCGCGAGGACGTGGACGCCCTCGTCGCCGCGGCGCGCGCCGGCGAGCTGGAGGCCGTGCCGGTCTACAGCCCGCTCACCTGCCGCACCGAGTACGGCGTCTGCCGCAAGTGCTACGGCTACGACCTCTCCATGGCCCAGCCGGTCTCGATCGGCGAGACCGTGGGCGTGGTCGCGGCCGAGTCGATCGGCGAGCCGGGCACGCAGCTGACGATGCGCACCTTCCACACCGGCGGCGTGGCCACCGGCTCCGACATCACCCTGGGTCTGCCGCGCGTGATCGAGCTCTTCGAAGCGCGCCGGCCCAAGGTCAAAGCGATCATCGCCGAGATCGACGGCGAGGTCGAGGTCGAGGAGACCGACGACAAGCTGCTGGTGCGGGTGGTCAGCGGTGAATTCAAGAAGGAGTACAAGATCGACAAGGCCGCCCGCCTTACCGTGCGTTCGGGCGACCACGTCACCGCCGGCACCCCGCTCACCCGCGGCGCGGTGGACCCGCACCAGTTGCTCGAGGCCCAGGGCCCCGAGGCGGTGCAGCGCTACCTGGTGAGCGAGATCCAGCGCGTCTACCGCGCCCAGGGCGTGAAGGTGCACGACAAGCACATCGAGGTGATCGTGCGCCAGATGCTCAAGTACGTCGAGGTCACCGACCCCGGCGAGTCCAAGCTGCTCGAAGGGCAGGTGCTGGAGCGCTGGGAGGTGGAGCGCGTCAACGAAGCGCTGATGGAAGAGGGCAAGATGCCCGCGAGCTGGAAGCCGCTCCTCATGGGCGTGACCAAGAGCGCGCTCAACACCCGCTCCTGGCTCTCCGCGGCCAGCTTCCAGCACACCACCCACGTGCTCACCGAGGCGGCGATCTGGGGCAAGAAGGACGAGCTCATCGGCCTCAAGGAGAACGTCATCCTCGGCAAGCTCATCCCCGCGGGCACGGGCACCGACTTCGTGCGCCGCACCCAGGTGGTGGACGAGCGCACCCTCGAGCGCCTCAAGGAGGCCCGCAAGGCCGCCGAAGAGGTGGTCGCAACCCAGGTTCTGCCCGGCGCCGGCGCCGAAGCCGGGGCCGAAGGCTAG